The nucleotide sequence CTTCGCTGCCGAGTTACGTAGTGGGTCTCGACCCGACCATTGCCAAACCCGACTACTTCGCCAAAAAAGTAGATTCGCTCGGGCTGCTGCTCTCCCGCATCTACCGCGACCGCTCGGCTCGTGATTATGCGGATCTGGTGCGTGATGCCCGCGCGCGCAAACGCCGGTACGTGCTGCTGAATCGTCGGCGCGTTACGTTTCAGGAGCGGCAGATGATGCTGAAGTGGCCTTTTTTCCGTTCGTCGCAGAAAGTCGCGGCCCGGGGTGGGGTGCTACGACCGTATTATGAGCGCTACCATCCGTTTGCCAACATGGCTAAGCGAACTATTGGCGATCTGGACGCGAAAACGGGGCGGGGGCTGATTGGGCTGGAAGCTAGTTTCCAGCCCGCGCTGGCTGGCAAAAACGCGGTGGGTCTGGTGGAGGTTCTGGCCGGTGGCGTGCGCAAACCCGTTATTGATGGTCCGCACATGAAGCCCGAGCCAGGCATGGACCTCTATACAACCATTGACGTCAACTACCAGGATATGGCCGAAACGGCTCTGCGCTCGGCTCTGGAAAAATACAATGCGGCTAAGGGTTGCGTGATCGTCATGGAGGTGGCCACTGGCGAAATCCGGGCGATGGCTAACCTGAGTAAGAAAGGCGATACATACATCGAAAATTTCAACCATGCGCTGGCGGGCCGCACTGATCCTGGCTCAACCTTTAAGCTGGCTACAATGATGGCCTTAATGGAAGAAAAAGCCATCTCGCTCAACCAGCTGGTGGCTACGGGCAATGGGTCAGCGCGCTACAACGGTCTTAATATTCATGATGCTTCACGGCACGGAAAAGGAACGATTACGGCCCGCGAGGTATTCGAAAAATCGTCGAACGTCGGCACGCATCTGCTCATGCGGAGTTATTTCTATAGCCGCCCTGACCTGTACTGCCAGTATCTGCGTCGATTTCATCTGACACAGCCGACAGGTATCCATATGAAAGGGGAAGCTGTACCGATTGTCCGGAATCCCGACATGAAAGGCTGGAGTAAGGTCTCCTTAACGTCTATGTCGTATGGCTACGAGATGCAGATAACCCCCCTGCAAATGCTGGCGTTCTATAACGCGGTCGCGAACGGTGGCCGCTGGGTTCGCCCCATGCTGGTTAAACAGATAAAGCTGGCCGACGAGGTTGTAGAGAACATCACTCCTTACGTAGCGCCCGAGCCCATCTGCTCGAAAGAAACCGCCCGCAAAGCGCAGGAACTGCTTCGGGGTGTTGTTGAACACGGTACGGCGAAGCACATCAACAATCCTCATTACGCCATCGCCGGAAAGACGGGGACGGCCCAGAAAGTGATCAACGGGCGGTACCAGGTTGGTAAATACTATACGTCCTTTATCGGCTATTTCCCGGCTGATAAACCGAAATACAGCATGGTAACGGTCGTTGACAGTCCGCAGGGCGACAACATTGACCTGCTGTATGCCGGAGCCGTAGCCGCACCGGTTTTTAAAGAAGTTGCCGACCGGATTGTTGCCTATGACATCCGGATGCACGCGCCAATCCGTTCCGGAAAGCCGCAGACACCCACGGCTACAGGGCTTCTGGCCGGTTATGCCGATGACCTGCACACGATCAGCAGTACGTTGAATATGAACGCCGAACCCACGGCCGAAGGCTGGGTGGAAGCCAGCCCGAACGGCCGCTGGAAGTCGCGTCCAACGCGGCCCGGACAGGTGCCCGACGTGCGCGGGCTGACGCTGCGCGACGCCCTGTTCCTGCTCGAAAACAAGGGTTTCCGGGTGGTGGTCGAAGGCCGGGGTAAGGTAAAAGAGCAATCCATCCAACCGGGTACGGGCGCGGCTGGCCTGAGCGAAAAGGTGATCACGCTAACACTGGGGTAAGGATTCAAGTCTATAATTAGGTAGTCCCACGCGCAACCCGTTTTTTTGCAGCCACAAAACGCGTTTCGGCGCGTCACTGGGTATGCAGCTAAAAAACATTCTTTATAAAATTCCGTTGCTGGCAACTGCCGGTAGCATGGAGGCCGACATTACGAACCTGACTATGGACTCGCGTAAAGTGGGACCGGGAAGTCTGTTCGTCGCCGTGCGCGGAACCCTTACTGATGGACATAACTTCATTGATAAGGCGGTGGAGCAGGGCGCATCGGCTATTCTGTGCGAAGAACTACCCACCAAAACCAATCCGGCCGTTACGTATGTGCAGGCGCAGAATTCAGCCCGAACGATGGGTCTGGTGGCGGCTAACTTCTATGGACAGCCCTCACAGAAGCTCAAACTGGTTGGTGTAACGGGCACGAATGGCAAAACCTCCGTTGCAACTCTGTTGTTCCGGCTGTTTCGGGGACTGGGCTACCGCTGTGGTCTGCTTTCGACCGTTCAAAATCAGATCGACGACCAGGTTATTCCGGCCACGCACACAACCCCCGACGTCATTACAACCAATCAGTTGCTGACGCAGATGCTGGCCCATGGCTGTACGCACGTCTTTATGGAAGTCAGTTCGCACGCGGTGGTGCAGGAGCGTATCGCCGGACTTACCTTCGCTGGGGGTATCTTCACGAATATCACCCACGATCACCTTGATTTTCACGGTACGTTCGATAACTATATCCGGGCTAAAAAAGGGTTTTTCGACCAGTTACCAGCTTCGGCTTTTGCCTTAACCAATGTTGATGATAAGCGGGGGCTGGTTATGCTCCAGAATACCGCTGCCCTGAAGGAAAGTTATTCCCTGCAAACACTGGCTACGTTTAAAGGAAAGATCATTGCCGATAGTCTGTTTGGGCTGAACATGCTGGTGGATGATCAGGAGGTGTGGTTCAAACTCATTGGCCGGTTCAATGGCTACAATCTGCTTAGCGTGTACGGAGCGGCTGTCCTGCTGGGCGAAGACCCCGCCGAGGTACTGACCCTGTTATCGGGGATTACACCTCCGCCCGGTCGTTTTGAGCAGGTCGTTTCAGACAGCAGAATTGTGGGGATCGTGGATTACGCCCATACGCCCGATGCCCTGCAGAACGTGCTTGAAACTATCGCCGGCCTTCGGCAGGCTAACGAGCAGATCATTACGGTGGTTGGCTGCGGGGGCAACCGCGACGCAGCCAAACGTCCGATCATGGCCGAGATAGCCTGCCGGTTCAGCAACCGCGTCATTCTGACCTCCGATAACCCCAGGAACGAAGACCCAATGGCCATTCTGGAACAGATGCAGGCTGGTATCCCCCCAGTTGATACTAAGAAAACCCTGACGATTGAAGACCGGCGCGACGCCATCCAGCGAGCGGTATCGCTGGCTCGTCCGCACGATATTATTCTGGTAGCCGGAAAAGGTCATGAAACCT is from Spirosoma taeanense and encodes:
- a CDS encoding penicillin-binding protein — protein: MNIKQDIIQRANHVFYVVILLALSVVLRLVYVQYFQTFKGKLWSERVAATLIQRDTIRAMRGNIYANDGSLLATSLPSYVVGLDPTIAKPDYFAKKVDSLGLLLSRIYRDRSARDYADLVRDARARKRRYVLLNRRRVTFQERQMMLKWPFFRSSQKVAARGGVLRPYYERYHPFANMAKRTIGDLDAKTGRGLIGLEASFQPALAGKNAVGLVEVLAGGVRKPVIDGPHMKPEPGMDLYTTIDVNYQDMAETALRSALEKYNAAKGCVIVMEVATGEIRAMANLSKKGDTYIENFNHALAGRTDPGSTFKLATMMALMEEKAISLNQLVATGNGSARYNGLNIHDASRHGKGTITAREVFEKSSNVGTHLLMRSYFYSRPDLYCQYLRRFHLTQPTGIHMKGEAVPIVRNPDMKGWSKVSLTSMSYGYEMQITPLQMLAFYNAVANGGRWVRPMLVKQIKLADEVVENITPYVAPEPICSKETARKAQELLRGVVEHGTAKHINNPHYAIAGKTGTAQKVINGRYQVGKYYTSFIGYFPADKPKYSMVTVVDSPQGDNIDLLYAGAVAAPVFKEVADRIVAYDIRMHAPIRSGKPQTPTATGLLAGYADDLHTISSTLNMNAEPTAEGWVEASPNGRWKSRPTRPGQVPDVRGLTLRDALFLLENKGFRVVVEGRGKVKEQSIQPGTGAAGLSEKVITLTLG
- a CDS encoding UDP-N-acetylmuramoyl-L-alanyl-D-glutamate--2,6-diaminopimelate ligase, producing MQLKNILYKIPLLATAGSMEADITNLTMDSRKVGPGSLFVAVRGTLTDGHNFIDKAVEQGASAILCEELPTKTNPAVTYVQAQNSARTMGLVAANFYGQPSQKLKLVGVTGTNGKTSVATLLFRLFRGLGYRCGLLSTVQNQIDDQVIPATHTTPDVITTNQLLTQMLAHGCTHVFMEVSSHAVVQERIAGLTFAGGIFTNITHDHLDFHGTFDNYIRAKKGFFDQLPASAFALTNVDDKRGLVMLQNTAALKESYSLQTLATFKGKIIADSLFGLNMLVDDQEVWFKLIGRFNGYNLLSVYGAAVLLGEDPAEVLTLLSGITPPPGRFEQVVSDSRIVGIVDYAHTPDALQNVLETIAGLRQANEQIITVVGCGGNRDAAKRPIMAEIACRFSNRVILTSDNPRNEDPMAILEQMQAGIPPVDTKKTLTIEDRRDAIQRAVSLARPHDIILVAGKGHETYQEIKGIKHDFDDRAVLREAFANAGNQ